A stretch of Aedes aegypti strain LVP_AGWG chromosome 2, AaegL5.0 Primary Assembly, whole genome shotgun sequence DNA encodes these proteins:
- the LOC5564288 gene encoding collectin-11 produces the protein MMEFLSSLLVLCLIGTLKLTAADPLRNQTVRDILVKNMCLCRCEAVNDGSKNYLIPFDDGTWFEAISYCNGMGMTLAQIRDRYDNQDLEEWLRDNGDEPSERYWIGGNDLAKPGIFRWGLTNKEITYKKWASGEPNAAVMRGETEHCVELRADTMQWNDSVCTKRLKFVCERLN, from the exons ATGATGGAATTCTTATCGTCACTTCTAGTGCTTTGTTTAATCGGCACTCTCAAACTCACTGCTGCTGATCCCCTAAGAAATCAGACGGTGCGAG atattCTGGTGAAAAATATGTGCTTGTGTCGATGTGAAGCGGTCAATGATGGTTCGAAAAATTACTTGATACCTTTCGAC GATGGAACGTGGTTCGAGGCCATTTCCTACTGCAATGGAATGGGAATGACGCTCGCACAAATTCGTGACCGGTACGACAATCAAGACTTGGAGGAATGGCTTCGGGACAATGGAGATGAACCATCGGAAAGGTATTGGATCGGTGGCAACGATTTAGCCAAACCAGGAATCTTCCGCTGGGGCCTAACCAATAAAGAGATAACCTACAAAAAGTGGGCCTCCGGTGAACCGAACGCAGCAGTTATGCGTGGGGAAACTGAGCACTGCGTAGAACTTCGCGCGGATACTATGCAATGGAATGATTCGGTTTGCACTAAAAGATTGAAATTCGTTTGTGAAAGGTTGAactaa
- the LOC5564292 gene encoding uncharacterized protein LOC5564292, giving the protein MDKYQFLATDESVEDSKKLADLLAKNKVQQPVWLSGTDLGQPGSWIWLSVMLPVGGVSSYVRWKDNAPNPSSCMTAELDDNNIKWSTKPCSQTACYVCQSFG; this is encoded by the coding sequence ATGGACAAGTACCAGTTTTTAGCCACGGATGAATCCGTCGAGGATTCCAAAAAGCTAGCAGATTTGCTTGCCAAAAATAAAGTCCAGCAACCGGTGTGGCTCAGCGGAACGGATTTGGGTCAACCAGGATCGTGGATATGGCTATCGGTCATGCTTCCCGTGGGCGGTGTGTCCAGCTATGTGCGCTGGAAGGATAATGCCCCCAATCCATCCAGTTGTATGACCGCGGAGTTGGACGACAATAATATCAAATGGTCTACAAAGCCATGCAGCCAAACTGCTTGCTATGTTTGTCAAAGTTTTGGATGA